A stretch of Lathyrus oleraceus cultivar Zhongwan6 chromosome 6, CAAS_Psat_ZW6_1.0, whole genome shotgun sequence DNA encodes these proteins:
- the LOC127097099 gene encoding uncharacterized protein LOC127097099, protein MNQSVQGAATKISTTNENEVRGGDDAQINNKDIAELQKDKRISKSTERSSTRKRQQISSGNTLSRSPICMIQANNNVQINNEDIGKVQKGNQQRVKFQKLTHKNKKTPKSTEGSSATKRKQNLGGSSPFKPLTYRMRASNDPQVIMEKSQKLAHKKKKTPNSTEGSSTSNRKKNHGESSLSRPFTCRMRLSNDPRVQIEESQKLARENKKTSKSIEGSSTRKRK, encoded by the exons ATGAATCAAAGTGTTCAAGGTGCTGCAACAAAAATCTCCACAACAAATGAAAATGAAGTTAGAG GTGGCGATGATGCACAAATCAACAACAAAGATATTGCAGAGCTTCAAAAGGATAAGAGAATTTCAAAGTCAACTGAGCGGTCATCTACCAGAAAAAGACAACAAATTTCTA GTGGTAATACTTTGTCTAGGTCTCCTATATGTATGATACAAGCTAATAATAATGTACAAATCAACAATGAGGATATTGGAAAGGTTCAAAAGGGAAATCAACAAAG AGTAAAATTTCAAAAGTTGACTCATAAGAATAAGAAAACACCAAAATCAACTGAAGGGTCATCGGCTACAAAAAGAAAGCAAAATCTTG GTGGTTCTTCTCCGTTTAAGCCTCTTACTTATAGAATGCGTGCTAGTAATGACCCTCAAGTCATAAT GGAAAAATCTCAAAAACTGGCACATAAGAAGAAGAAAACACCAAATTCAACTGAAGGGTCGTCTACTTCAAATAGAAAGAAAAATCATG GAGAGTCTTCTCTGTCAAGGCCTTTTACTTGCAGGATGCGTCTTAGCAATGACCCCAGAGTTCAAAT AGAAGAATCTCAAAAGTTAGCACGTGAGAATAAGAAAACGTCAAAGTCAATTGAAGGATCGTCAActagaaaaagaaaataa